From a single Actinomycetes bacterium genomic region:
- a CDS encoding DUF5752 family protein, translated as MNTTAKKKFTFYDSIVLVSPTGQRAQNLREFLNILEGSADKVIFHHLYQSHIKYAYTF; from the coding sequence ATGAATACAACAGCCAAAAAAAAATTTACATTTTACGACAGCATAGTACTGGTCAGCCCCACCGGGCAGAGAGCCCAGAACTTAAGGGAATTTTTAAATATACTGGAAGGCTCTGCCGATAAGGTAATCTTTCACCACCTGTACCAGTCCCATATAAAGTATGCCTATACCTTTA